A portion of the Esox lucius isolate fEsoLuc1 chromosome 20, fEsoLuc1.pri, whole genome shotgun sequence genome contains these proteins:
- the LOC105028370 gene encoding protein argonaute-3 isoform X1, translated as MEIGTIGAVGAQSLFTVPRRPGYGTMGKPIKLLANCFQVEIPKMDVYLYEVDIKPEKCPRRVNREVVDSMVQHFKVTIFGDRRPVYDGKRSLYTANPLPVASAGVDLDVTLPGEGGKDRPFKVSIKFVSLVSWHMLHEVLTGRSIPEPLELDKPISTNPVHAVDVVLRHLPSMKYTPVGRSFFSAPEGYDHPLGGGREVWFGFHQSVRPAMWKMMLNIDVSATAFYKAQPVIQFMCEVLDIHNIDEQPRPLTDSHRVKFTKEIKGLKVEVTHCGSMRRKYRVCNVTRRPASHQTFPLQLENGQTVERTVAQYFREKYNLQLKYPHLPCLQVGQEQKHTYLPLEVCNIVAGQRCIKKLTDNQTSTMIKATARSAPDRQEEISRLVRSANYEADPFVQEFQFKVRDEMAHVTGRVLPAPMLQYGGRVSTEHFMNRTVATPSHGVWDMRGKQFHTGVEIKMWAIACFATQRQCREEILKGFTDQLRKISKDAGMPIQGQPCFCKYAQGADSVEPMFRHLKNTYSGLQLIIVILPGKTPVYAEVKRVGDTLLGMATQCVQVKNVVKTSPQTLSNLCLKINVKLGGINNILVPHQRPSVFQQPVIFLGADVTHPPAGDGKKPSIAAVVGSMDAHPSRYCATVRVQRPRQEVIQDLASMVRELLIQFYKSTRYKPTRIIFYRDGVSEGQFRQVLYYELLAIREACISLEKEYQPGITYIVVQKRHHTRLFCADRNERVGRSGNIPAGTTVDTDITHPYEFDFYLCSHAGIQGTSRPSHYHVLWDDNCFTADEFQLLTYQLCHTYVRCTRSVSIPAPAYYAHLVAFRARYHLVDKEHDSAEGSHVSGQSNGRDPQALAKAVQIHHDTLRTMYFA; from the exons GAGCTGTTGGGGCCCAGTCCCTGTTCACTGTTCCGCGGCGGCCTGGCTATGGCACCATGGGGAAGCCCATCAAGCTGCTGGCCAACTGCTTCCAGGTGGAGATCCCCAAGATGGATGTGTACCTCTACGAGGTGGACATCAAGCCTGAGAAGTGCCCCCGCCGGGTGAACAG GGAGGTGGTAGACTCCATGGTGCAGCACTTCAAGGTGACCATCTTCGGGGATCGCCGTCCGGTCTACGATGGGAAGAGGAGCTTATACACAGCCAATCCACTGCCTGTGGCCAGCGCAGGG GTGGACCTGGACGTCACTCTGCCGGGCGAGGGGGGCAAAGACCGGCCCTTTAAGGTCTCCATCAAGTTTGTTTCCCTGGTGAGCTGGCACATGCTTCACGAGGTCCTGACGGGCCGCAGCATCCCAGAGCCCCTGGAGCTCGACAAGCCCATCAGCACCAACCCTGTCCATGCCGTAGACGTGGTGCTCCGACATCTGCCCTCCATGAA GTACACGCCAGTGGGTCGCTCCTTCTTCTCGGCTCCAGAGGGCTACGACCACCCtctgggaggggggagggaggtgtggttTGGGTTCCACCAGTCGGTACGACCCGCCATGTGGAAGATGATGCTCAACATTGATG TGTCTGCCACGGCCTTTTACAAAGCCCAGCCGGTGATCCAGTTCATGTGTGAGGTTCTGGACATCCACAACATAGACGAGCAGCCGCGACCTCTCACCGACTCCCACCGGGTCAAGTTCACCAAAGAAATCAAAG GTCTGAAGGTGGAGGTGACGCACTGTGGAAGCATGCGGAGGAAGTACCGTGTCTGCAACGTCACCCGACGCCCCGCCAGCCACCAGAC GTTCCCTCTGCAGTTGGAGAACGGTCAGACTGTGGAGCGCACAGTAGCCCAGTACTTCAGAGAGAAGTACAATCTGCAGCTGAAATACCCCCACCTCCCCTGCCTTCAGGTGGGCCAGGAGCAGAAGCACACCTACCTACCCCTGGAG GTGTGTAACATCGTAGCAGGACAACGGTGCATCAAGAAGCTGACCGATAATCAGACGTCCACTATGATCAAAGCCACGGCTCGTTCTGCACCGGACAGACAGGAGGAGATCAGCAGACTG gtgcgCAGTGCCAACTACGAGGCAGACCCGTTCGTGCAGGAGTTCCAGTTCAAGGTTCGCGACGAGATGGCCCATGTGACAGGGCGAGTCCTGCCCGCCCCCATGCTGCAATACGGCGGCAGGGTGAGCACAGAGCACTTTATG AACCGGACAGTGGCCACGCCCAGCCATGGCGTGTGGGACATGAGGGGTAAACAGTTTCACACCGGGGTGGAGATCAAAATGTGGGCCATCGCCTGCTTCGCCACGCAGCGGCAGTGCCGCGAGGAGATCCTCAA GGGTTTCACCGACCAGCTGCGTAAGATCTCCAAGGATGCTGGGATGCCCATCCAGGGCCAGCCATGTTTCTGTAAATACGCCCAGGGTGCCGACAGTGTGGAGCCCATGTTCAGGCACCTGAAGAACACCTACTCCGGACTCCAGCTCATCATCGTCATTCTGCCTGGAAAGACCCCAGTCTATG CGGAGGTGAAGAGGGTTGGAGACACCCTCCTTGGAATGGCCACTCAGTGTGTCCAGGTGAAGAACGTTGTGAAGACGTCCCCCCAAACCCTGTCCAACCTCTGCCTGAAGATCAACGTCAAGCTGGGGGGAATCAACAACATTCTGGTGCCTCACCAACG ACCTTCAGTGTTCCAGCAGCCTGTCATATTCCTTGGGGCTGATGTTACACACCCCCCGGCTGGAGACGGGAAGAAGCCCTCCATCGCAGCA gTGGTGGGCAGTATGGACGCCCACCCCAGCAGGTACTGTGCCACGGTGAGGGTTCAGAGGCCCAGGCAGGAGGTGATCCAGGATCTGGCTTCGATGGTGAGAGAGCTGCTCATCCAGTTCTACAAGTCCACCCGCTATAAGCCCACCAGGATCATCTTCTACAGGGACGGAGTGTCGGAGGGCCAGTTCAGACAG GTTCTGTACTATGAGCTATTGGCCATCCGCGAGGCCTGCATCAGCCTGGAGAAGGAGTACCAGCCCGGCATCACCTACATCGTGGTCCAAAAACGCCACCACACACGACTCTTCTGTGCCGACCGCAACGAGAGG GTTGGACGCAGCGGGAACATTCCTGCTGGCACCACAGTGGACACGGACATCACACACCCCTACGAGTTTGACTTTTACCTCTgcagtcatgctggaatacaG GGCACCAGTCGGCCCTCCCACTACCATGTCCTGTGGGACGACAACTGCTTCACGGCCGATGAGTTTCAGCTCCTCACCTACCAGCTGTGCCACACCTACGTGCGCTGTACCCGCTCCGTCTCAATCCCCGCGCCAGCTTACTACGCCCACCTGGTGGCCTTCCGTGCTCGCTACCATCTGGTGGACAAGGAGCACGACAG TGCCGAGGGCAGCCATGTCTCGGGCCAGAGCAACGGTCGCGACCCCCAGGCTCTGGCCAAGGCCGTGCAGATTCACCACGACACCCTAAGGACCATGTACTTCGCCTGA
- the LOC105028370 gene encoding protein argonaute-3 isoform X2, with product MEIGTIGAVGAQSLFTVPRRPGYGTMGKPIKLLANCFQVEIPKMDVYLYEVDIKPEKCPRRVNREVVDSMVQHFKVTIFGDRRPVYDGKRSLYTANPLPVASAGVDLDVTLPGEGGKDRPFKVSIKFVSLVSWHMLHEVLTGRSIPEPLELDKPISTNPVHAVDVVLRHLPSMKYTPVGRSFFSAPEGYDHPLGGGREVWFGFHQSVRPAMWKMMLNIDVSATAFYKAQPVIQFMCEVLDIHNIDEQPRPLTDSHRVKFTKEIKGLKVEVTHCGSMRRKYRVCNVTRRPASHQTFPLQLENGQTVERTVAQYFREKYNLQLKYPHLPCLQVGQEQKHTYLPLEVCNIVAGQRCIKKLTDNQTSTMIKATARSAPDRQEEISRLVRSANYEADPFVQEFQFKVRDEMAHVTGRVLPAPMLQYGGRNRTVATPSHGVWDMRGKQFHTGVEIKMWAIACFATQRQCREEILKGFTDQLRKISKDAGMPIQGQPCFCKYAQGADSVEPMFRHLKNTYSGLQLIIVILPGKTPVYAEVKRVGDTLLGMATQCVQVKNVVKTSPQTLSNLCLKINVKLGGINNILVPHQRPSVFQQPVIFLGADVTHPPAGDGKKPSIAAVVGSMDAHPSRYCATVRVQRPRQEVIQDLASMVRELLIQFYKSTRYKPTRIIFYRDGVSEGQFRQVLYYELLAIREACISLEKEYQPGITYIVVQKRHHTRLFCADRNERVGRSGNIPAGTTVDTDITHPYEFDFYLCSHAGIQGTSRPSHYHVLWDDNCFTADEFQLLTYQLCHTYVRCTRSVSIPAPAYYAHLVAFRARYHLVDKEHDSAEGSHVSGQSNGRDPQALAKAVQIHHDTLRTMYFA from the exons GAGCTGTTGGGGCCCAGTCCCTGTTCACTGTTCCGCGGCGGCCTGGCTATGGCACCATGGGGAAGCCCATCAAGCTGCTGGCCAACTGCTTCCAGGTGGAGATCCCCAAGATGGATGTGTACCTCTACGAGGTGGACATCAAGCCTGAGAAGTGCCCCCGCCGGGTGAACAG GGAGGTGGTAGACTCCATGGTGCAGCACTTCAAGGTGACCATCTTCGGGGATCGCCGTCCGGTCTACGATGGGAAGAGGAGCTTATACACAGCCAATCCACTGCCTGTGGCCAGCGCAGGG GTGGACCTGGACGTCACTCTGCCGGGCGAGGGGGGCAAAGACCGGCCCTTTAAGGTCTCCATCAAGTTTGTTTCCCTGGTGAGCTGGCACATGCTTCACGAGGTCCTGACGGGCCGCAGCATCCCAGAGCCCCTGGAGCTCGACAAGCCCATCAGCACCAACCCTGTCCATGCCGTAGACGTGGTGCTCCGACATCTGCCCTCCATGAA GTACACGCCAGTGGGTCGCTCCTTCTTCTCGGCTCCAGAGGGCTACGACCACCCtctgggaggggggagggaggtgtggttTGGGTTCCACCAGTCGGTACGACCCGCCATGTGGAAGATGATGCTCAACATTGATG TGTCTGCCACGGCCTTTTACAAAGCCCAGCCGGTGATCCAGTTCATGTGTGAGGTTCTGGACATCCACAACATAGACGAGCAGCCGCGACCTCTCACCGACTCCCACCGGGTCAAGTTCACCAAAGAAATCAAAG GTCTGAAGGTGGAGGTGACGCACTGTGGAAGCATGCGGAGGAAGTACCGTGTCTGCAACGTCACCCGACGCCCCGCCAGCCACCAGAC GTTCCCTCTGCAGTTGGAGAACGGTCAGACTGTGGAGCGCACAGTAGCCCAGTACTTCAGAGAGAAGTACAATCTGCAGCTGAAATACCCCCACCTCCCCTGCCTTCAGGTGGGCCAGGAGCAGAAGCACACCTACCTACCCCTGGAG GTGTGTAACATCGTAGCAGGACAACGGTGCATCAAGAAGCTGACCGATAATCAGACGTCCACTATGATCAAAGCCACGGCTCGTTCTGCACCGGACAGACAGGAGGAGATCAGCAGACTG gtgcgCAGTGCCAACTACGAGGCAGACCCGTTCGTGCAGGAGTTCCAGTTCAAGGTTCGCGACGAGATGGCCCATGTGACAGGGCGAGTCCTGCCCGCCCCCATGCTGCAATACGGCGGCAGG AACCGGACAGTGGCCACGCCCAGCCATGGCGTGTGGGACATGAGGGGTAAACAGTTTCACACCGGGGTGGAGATCAAAATGTGGGCCATCGCCTGCTTCGCCACGCAGCGGCAGTGCCGCGAGGAGATCCTCAA GGGTTTCACCGACCAGCTGCGTAAGATCTCCAAGGATGCTGGGATGCCCATCCAGGGCCAGCCATGTTTCTGTAAATACGCCCAGGGTGCCGACAGTGTGGAGCCCATGTTCAGGCACCTGAAGAACACCTACTCCGGACTCCAGCTCATCATCGTCATTCTGCCTGGAAAGACCCCAGTCTATG CGGAGGTGAAGAGGGTTGGAGACACCCTCCTTGGAATGGCCACTCAGTGTGTCCAGGTGAAGAACGTTGTGAAGACGTCCCCCCAAACCCTGTCCAACCTCTGCCTGAAGATCAACGTCAAGCTGGGGGGAATCAACAACATTCTGGTGCCTCACCAACG ACCTTCAGTGTTCCAGCAGCCTGTCATATTCCTTGGGGCTGATGTTACACACCCCCCGGCTGGAGACGGGAAGAAGCCCTCCATCGCAGCA gTGGTGGGCAGTATGGACGCCCACCCCAGCAGGTACTGTGCCACGGTGAGGGTTCAGAGGCCCAGGCAGGAGGTGATCCAGGATCTGGCTTCGATGGTGAGAGAGCTGCTCATCCAGTTCTACAAGTCCACCCGCTATAAGCCCACCAGGATCATCTTCTACAGGGACGGAGTGTCGGAGGGCCAGTTCAGACAG GTTCTGTACTATGAGCTATTGGCCATCCGCGAGGCCTGCATCAGCCTGGAGAAGGAGTACCAGCCCGGCATCACCTACATCGTGGTCCAAAAACGCCACCACACACGACTCTTCTGTGCCGACCGCAACGAGAGG GTTGGACGCAGCGGGAACATTCCTGCTGGCACCACAGTGGACACGGACATCACACACCCCTACGAGTTTGACTTTTACCTCTgcagtcatgctggaatacaG GGCACCAGTCGGCCCTCCCACTACCATGTCCTGTGGGACGACAACTGCTTCACGGCCGATGAGTTTCAGCTCCTCACCTACCAGCTGTGCCACACCTACGTGCGCTGTACCCGCTCCGTCTCAATCCCCGCGCCAGCTTACTACGCCCACCTGGTGGCCTTCCGTGCTCGCTACCATCTGGTGGACAAGGAGCACGACAG TGCCGAGGGCAGCCATGTCTCGGGCCAGAGCAACGGTCGCGACCCCCAGGCTCTGGCCAAGGCCGTGCAGATTCACCACGACACCCTAAGGACCATGTACTTCGCCTGA